In Palaemon carinicauda isolate YSFRI2023 chromosome 28, ASM3689809v2, whole genome shotgun sequence, a single genomic region encodes these proteins:
- the LOC137621575 gene encoding pro-resilin-like has protein sequence MKTSFVLFALLGLAVADYPAPAPHSNYGPPPAPSYGPPPAPSYGPPPAPSYGPPPAPSYGPPPVHYGPPPMHYAPSPSKGKGGGKGKGGGYDLGISKGIGDLMKAKDNAMKGAVKGMSDMFYKGKDALSKGMEYMEGGLKKGMDYMSGGFKSLFKSMQDTFSKGKGGGKGGKGGKGGGGYPAPVYGPPPSYGPPPSYGPPKASYGPPPASYGPPPASYGPPPASYGPPPVPVPVYGAPDVSGSYGAPKPEDIVLIPDPGYGAPLGHGHSAGVASGLAHGHGGGDAHGHGHGAVDVHSHGHGAVDIHSHGHGGGDIHSHGHGGGDSYAQGHGGGADVHGHANSIVVSSGHGHANSIGVSSGHGHAGGAAKGHAIPVGPLPIEAPTSSYGVPVESHHVDPPSSSYGAPIPLPVPQVPVPVSSYGTPDIGHGHAAPVVPAPSSSYGAPHAKGFGR, from the exons ACTTCATTTGTATTATTTGCGCTCCTGGGCTTGGCGGTAGCGGACTACCCCGCCCCAGCGCCCCACTCCAACTACGGACCCCCACCAGCTCCTAGTTATGGCCCACCACCAGCTCCTAGTTACGGCCCACCACCAGCTCCTAGTTATGGACCACCCCCAGCACCAAGTTACGGCCCTCCACCCGTCCATTATGGCCCTCCACCTATGCATTATGCCCCATCACCCTCAAAAGGCAAAGGAGGAGGAAAG GGAAAAGGCGGTGGCTATGACTTGGGCATTTCTAAGGGCATCGGCGATTTGATGAAGGCTAAGGACAACGCCATGAAGGGAGCTGTGAAGGGAATGTCAGACATGTTCTACAAGGGAAAAGACGCTTTGTCTAAGGGAATGGAGTACATGGAGGGAGGGCTCAAGAAGGGAATGGACTACATGTCAGGAGGATTCAAGTCCCTCTTCAAGAGTATGCAAGACACCTTCAGCAAAGGCAAAGGCGGTGGCAAAGGCGGCAAAGGAGGAAAGGGTGGTGGTGGATATCCCG cacctGTCTATGGCCCACCCCCAAGTTATGGCCCACCCCCCAGTTATGGCCCACCCAAAGCTAGCTACGGCCCACCCCCAGCCAGCTACGGTCCTCCCCCTGCCAGCTACGGTCCTCCCCCTGCCAGCTACGGTCCACCACCTGTTCCAGTGCCCGTCTATGGTGCCCCTGATGTTAGTGGTTCTTATGGTGCACCAAAACCAGAGGACATCGTACTCATCCCTGATCCTGGATATGGTGCACCCTTAGGTCATGGTCACTCTGCTGGCGTAGCCTCAGGACTTGCTCATGGTCATGGAGGTGGAGATGCTCATGGTCATGGTCATGGAGCTGTAGATGTTCACTCTCATGGTCATGGAGCTGTAGATATTCACTCTCATGGTCATGGAGGTGGAGATATTCACTCTCATGGTCATGGAGGTGGAGATTCTTATGCTCAGGGTCATGGAGGAGGAGCAGATGTTCATGGTCATGCTAACTCCATTGTAGTGTCCTCAGGCCATGGTCATGCTAACTCCATTGGAGTGTCCTCAGGTCACGGTCATGCAGGAGGAGCAGCTAAGGGTCACGCTATTCCAGTTGGTCCCCTCCCAATAGAAGCCCCCACATCTAGTTATGGTGTTCCAGTTGAGTCCCATCATGTAGATCCTCCCTCCTCTAGTTATGGAGCCCCCATTCCACTCCCAGTTCCCCAAGTCCCTGTTCCAGTTTCGAGTTACGGTACCCCTGACATTGGCCATGGTCACGCAGCCCCAGTAGTGCCAGCACCATCTTCAAGTTACGGTGCCCCTCATGCAAAAG GTTTTGGGCGCTAA